In Arachis stenosperma cultivar V10309 chromosome 1, arast.V10309.gnm1.PFL2, whole genome shotgun sequence, one DNA window encodes the following:
- the LOC130984097 gene encoding uncharacterized protein LOC130984097 has product MCKKLHATDFNDRREVEFFGGQPIGPTKEVVSNLNQLLGTTVRNPRFVTLLYTSWHGVPKNIKEDMWEYANQKFILPITSKPWVMKGFCRAWKKYKGEIKKEHFLKYNTKKEMIKNRPLEIPEVQFRKLIRYWSLPTVKAVSTKNAENRSKQTCPHRMGSTNFGIVRKQLRDSKENSEEPSRVEVFIATRTSKKGKEIDAKTQSTIAELQTRIEAGKNDEDAFVGVLGNDQPGRVRCYGASITRSSLKKDEEIRQVKVEYNNKVESLEKKMDGVCSLLKVLVHQVNPGMSEEEVAALVQAAQNSPLDASSSRPRNTPRSSESTHIPPKDTPEGINGSHGIFHFA; this is encoded by the exons ATGTGCAAAAAGCTTCATGCCACTGATTTTAATGATCGACGGGAGGTGGAATTTTTTGGAGGGCAACCTATAGGTCCAACCAAGGAGGTTGTATCTAACCTCAACCAACTTTTGGGCACAACAGTTAGAAATCCTCGTTTTGTGACTTTGCTATATACTAGTTGGCATGGTGTGCCTAAAAACATCAAAGAGGACATGTGGGAGTATGCCAAT CAAAAATTCATTCTTCCAATAACTTCAAAGCCATGGGTAATGAAGGGATTTTGTCGTGCATGGAAAAAATACAAAGGCGAAATAAAAAAGGAACATTTCTTGAAGTACAACACAAAGAAAGAAATGATAAAGAACCGACCGTTAGAGATCCCTGAGGTTCAATTTCGCAAACTAATTCGGTATTGGAGTCTTCCGACTGTCAAG GCTGTGTCTACTAAAAATGCTGAAAATAGGTCAAAGCAAACATGTCCTCACCGGATGGGTTCCACAAATTTTGGAATAGTGCGCAAGCAGCTG CGCGACTCTAAAGAGAATAGTGAAGAACCATCAAGAGTTGAAGTTTTCATAGCAACTCGCACAagtaaaaaaggaaaagaaattgaTGCTAAAACACAAAGCACAATT GCTGAACTTCAAACCCGAATAGAGGCAGGGAAAAATGATGAGGATGCATTTGTAGGAGTGCTAGGAAATGACCAACCAGGTCGAGTTCGTTGTTATGGGGCTTCGATTACAAGAAGCTCTCTTAAAAAGGATGAGGAGATTCGACAAGTCAAAGTTGAATACAACAACAAGGTTGAATCATTAGAGAAGAAGATGGACGGTGTATGCAGTTTACTAAAAGTATTGGTGCACCAAGTCAACCCTGGAATGAGTGAGGAAGAGGTAGCAGCCTTAGTGCAAGCTGCCCAAAATTCTCCTTTGGATGCCTCAAGTAGCAGACCAAGAAATACTCCTCGAAGCTCAGAATCAACTCATATTCCACCCAAAGAT acTCCAGAAGGAATTAATGGCTCTCATGGTATATTTCATTTTGCTTGA
- the LOC130984130 gene encoding uncharacterized protein LOC130984130: MEGTANLVVYHDGEIIRNTHEGVRFVSQNPFSFVVSCTMTLMELQNGLCQSMENGTLMRVSRILYRNSVVVFGGLIQFDTIPITDEASMQNMFQIHQQTYTRHPQIELYIEFEAVEAVAVQNDIDVNDDIAAVYEGMNSDSEEDFEATYEADDEDEDGDVGVEAAAENVVVHPSSSQSMGVPPFMRELDLDAMHAPEFPEYANIGIADPKDGEFRIGMEYSSRKSVVAEIRSFTISRGVDYDVYESEPQTFYAKCKMYGRGCDWLIRASLIRKKGCWEIRRYNGRHTCTIGTISQDHSKLDSDTVAEAIRPLIETDPSMKLPKGLVGKAEVCCQSFWRLGGILPSIAMVALGHVEKIPGSVVQIETRQLYNGNEEAQGVKIHHRVFWSFNPCIRAFRHCKPLVQVDGIHLYEKYKGTLLVVVAQDGNQNIVPIAFALVEGETADAWHFFLRNLRMYVVRKNGVGMISDRHESIRAAINHSGGDWQPPRAWWMFYIRHIGSNFLRAFKVPHLQKLVVNIGYSRTVEEYNINYKRLEERGEAYARWCDAIGLRHWVLAFDEGHQWGHMTTNLVECINSVLKGARNLPVLALVRATYYRLNELFTRKSAETHERKRAGFMYSAFAQQRIEASMQQAGNIVVHRFDRRNEVFEVREMTTEKRLDWQLYIHDVYKMTEVRKVYRFEFTSLGDPETWPAYEGSTLVANPALRRTSKGRPKLTRYLNEMDSRDMRGPRICRLCGAQGHSRSRCPQRAGPSGAGS, encoded by the exons ATGGAGGGCACCGCAAATTTGGTGGTGTATCATGACGGTGAGATAATACGTAATACTCATGAGGGAGTGAGGTTTGTGTCCCAGAATCCGTTTTCGTTTGTGGTTTCATGCACGATGACGTTAATGGAGCTGCAGAACGGCCTATGTCAAAGCATGGAGAATGGTACGTTAATGAGAGTGAGCAGAATTCTGTACCGGAATTCGGTTGTGGTTTTTGGTGGTCTAATACAGTTTGACACCATTCCGATCACGGATGAAGCGAGTATGCAGAATATGTTTCAAATTCACCAGCAGACTTATACGAGACACCCACAGATTGAGTTGTACATTGAGTTTGAAGCTGTAGAGGCAGTAGCGGTCCAAAATGATATAGATGTAAATGATGATATAGCTGCAGTGTACGAAGGAATGAATAGTGATAGCGAAGAGGACTTCGAAGCCACTTATGAAGCCGACGACGAAGATGAGGATGGTGATGTGGGAGTTGAGGCAGCAGCAGAGAATGTAGTGGTGCATCCGTCGAGCAGTCAATCGATGGGCGTTCCACCTTTTATGCGTGAGTTGGATCTCGACGCCATGCATGCCCCCGAGTTTCCGGAATATGCTAACATAG GAATTGCTGATCCTAAGGATGGAGAGTTCCGAATTGGAATGGAATATAGTTCTAGAAAGTCGGTTGTCGCAGAAATTAGAAGTTTCACTATATCTAGAGGAGTTGACTATGATGTGTATGAGTCTGAGCCACAGACGTTCTATGCAAAATGCAAGATGTACGGTCGTGGATGTGACTGGCTTATCCGAGCCAGCTTGATACGAAAAAAAGGTTGTTGGGAGATACGCAGATACAATGGTAGGCACACGTGCACGATCGGAACGATTTCACAAGATCATTCCAAGTTGGACTCGGATACAGTTGCTGAGGCTATAAGACCATTGATCGAGACGGACCCGTCCATGAAG TTACCGAAAGGCTTGGTTGGCAAAGCAGAAGTCTGTTGCCAAAGTTTTTGGCGATTGGGAGGAATCTTACCAAGCATTGCCATGGTGGCTCTCGGTCATGTGGAGAAGATTCCTGGTTCAGTTGTCCAAATAGAAACACGACAACTGTACAACGGAAATGAGGAGGCACAAGGTGTAAAAATACATCATCGTGTATTTTGGAGTTTCAATCCATGCATTAGGGCTTTCAGGCATTGCAAGCCCCTGGTTCAGGTTGACGGCATACACCTATACGAAAAATACAAAGGTACACTTCTAGTCGTTGTTGCACAGGATGGGAACCAGAACATTGTGCCTATCGCCTTTGCCTTGGTGGAAGGTGAGACAGCTGATGCGTGGCACTTCTTTCTTAGGAATCTGCGAATGTATGTTGTTAGAAAAAACGGTGTGGGTATGATCTCAGACCGGCATGAGTCAATACGGGCAGCAATTAATCATTCCGGTGGAGACTGGCAACCTCCAAGAGCATGGTGGATGTTTTATATAAGACACATCGGCAGTAACTTCTTAAGGGCATTCAAAGTCCCTCACTTGCAGAAGCTTGTTGTCAACATAGGGTATTCAAGAACGGTGGAGGAGTACAACATCAACTATAAGAGGTTGGAAGAGCGAGGCGAGGCATATGCTAGGTGGTGCGATGCCATCGGACTCAGACATTGGGTATTGGCATTCGATGAGGGACATCAATGGGGCCATATGACAACGAACCTTGTCGAGTGCATTAACTCAGTGTTGAAGGGTGCCCGTAATCTACCTGTGTTGGCGCTGGTCCGAGCAACATATTATAGGTTAAATGAACTCTTTACGCGGAAGAGTGCCGAGACTCATGAACGCAAGCGTGCTGGATTTATGTACTCTGCATTTGCGCAACAGCGGATAGAAGCAAGTATGCAACAGGCTGGGAATATAGTTGTGCACCGCTTTGATAGACGAAATGAGGTGTTTGAGGTGCGTGAAATGACTACTGAAAAG CGTCTCGATTGGCAGTTGTATATACATGATGTGTACAAGATGACGGAAGTTCGTAAGGTATATAGATTTGAGTTCACATCGTTAGGAGATCCCGAGACATGGCCTGCTTATGAGGGATCCACATTGGTGGCTAATCCCGCGCTGAGGCGAACGTCTAAAGGCAGGCCCAAACTAACCCGATACTTGAATGAAATGGACTCACGTGACATGCGTGGTCCTCGGATATGCCGTCTCTGTGGTGCTCAGGGTCATAGTCGGAGTAGGTGTCCGCAGCGTGCTGGACCGAGTGGTGCTGGTTCATAG